The Streptomyces achromogenes DNA segment TCGTGACGCTGCCGGCCCGGAAGCGGTCGGACCGGGAGATGCCCGGGCCCGCCTCGGCGTAGCGGGCACCGCTCTCCTCCCGGGTCAGCAGGGCCGCGGCGGGCGCGCCGCCCCGGGTGAGCAGCAGCGGGAGCAGCAGATCCGTGGGCGCAGTGGAGGTGGCCTGCGAACTCGTCGTGCACAGGCAGAGGAGCGCCAGGGCCACCGGGAGGGCGGCAAGGCTCCGACGCGACGGCATCATGGGTCCCCCTCCCTCCTCGGCCCCGACTCTTTTTCCACCTGCTCGTCGCACCCATCATCCAGGGTGGGGGCGCACGCTTCCCACCTGGTCCGCGACCCCTGACCGGCGCTCGAGCGGCGCATTGGCCGGAGCGTGCTGCACCTTCTGGCCGGAATACTCCCCTCCTGGGGTGCGGTCGGGATGCGGTGAGGGGCACCCTGGGCGTCGGGCACTTGTCGGGTGAGGGACAATGGAGGCTCTGTCAGGGCGGGTTGCATGAGGGGACGCATGTCGGAGGCGGAGCGGGTGGGAGCATCCCGTCAGGACAAGAGCGCACGTCTCCTCGCCGGGCGGTACCGGCTGGGAGACGTACTCGGCCGCGGCGGCATGGGGACGGTGTGGCGCGCCGAGGACGAGACCCTCGGACGCACGGTCGCCGTCAAGGAGCTGCGGTTCCCGGGAAACATCGACGAGGACGAGAAACGCCGCCTGATCACGCGGACGTTGCGCGAGGCCAAGGCCATCGCGCGGATCCGCAACAACAGCGCGGTGACGGTCTTCGACGTGGTCGAGGAGGACGACCGGCCGTGGATCGTCATGGAGCTCGTCGAGGGCAAGTCGCTCGCCGAGGTCATCCGTGAGGACGGCGTGCTGGACCCGAAGCGCGCTGCGGAGGTCGGGCTGGCCATCCTCGACGTGCTGCGCTCCGCGCACCGCGAGGGCATCCTGCACCGGGACGTGAAACCGTCCAACGTGCTGATCGCCGAGGACGGCCGGGTCGTGCTCACGGACTTCGGCATCGCGCAGGTCGAGGGCGATCCGTCCATCACCTCCACCGGCATGCTCGTCGGCGCGCCCTCCTACATCTCCCCGGAGCGGGCCCGCGGGCACAAGCCGGGGCCGGCGGCCGACCTGTGGTCGCTGGGCGGTCTGCTGTACGCGTCGGTCGAGGGATCGCCCCCCTACGACAAGGGCTCCGCCATCGCGACGCTCACGGCGGTGATGACGGAACAGCTGGAGGAGCCGAAGAACGCGGGTCCGCTGCGGGACGTCATCTACGGCCTGCTCACCAAGGATCCCGCGCGGCGGCTCGACGACGCCGGTGCGCGGGCGATGCTCGACGCGGTGCTGCACGCGCCCGAGCCGCGGTACGCCGAGCCGGCGGACGCGACGAAGGTCGTGCCGCTGCCGGTGCCGCCGGACGGCCCCATCGGCAGGGGGAGTTCGGCGGGCGCCGAACCCGGCGAGAAGCTGCGCGGCGCGCTGCGGTCCGTGCGGAAGGTCGCGGTGGCGGCGGGAGCGGCGACCTCGGCGGTCGCGGCCCGCGCCAAGTCGTCCAACGGGACGAGTGGTTCCGGATCCGTGGGCGCGGGCGAGGCGCCGAAGGGGGGCGGGGCGTCGTACCAGTCCGGTGGCGCTTCCCCCGCCGCGACGCCCACGGTGCCGCCTCCGCCGTCGGCCGCCGCGCCCGCTGTCCAGGCGTCCGGCAACTCCGCGACGCGCTCGGCCCAGGCCGCGGGTTCGGGTGCGGCGGCAGGTGCGGGATCGGCGAGCCGGGCAGGGTCCGGGGCGGCAGCGGCGTCCGCGTCCGTGCCGGCGGCGCGTTCCGGTTCGGGTTCCGCCGTGGGCGCCGCGTCCGCTTCGGGCAGTGCTGCCGGGGGGAACGGCGAGAGCGGCGGGCGGAGGTCGGGATGGCCCGTCATGACGCCTCCGGACCTGCCCCCGCGGTCCGTGCCGAGGGCTCCGCTGACCGACGTGGTGCCGAAGCGGACGCTGGTGATCATCGCCGTGGTCGTGGCGCTCGCGGTGCTCGGCACGGTACTCGCCCTCACGCTCGGCGGCGGTGGCGGCGACTCGGCGGCCGGCGCGAAGGGCGGCGCCTCCACGGCGGCGGCCGGGAGCGCGAGCGCCGGCTCCGACACCAAGGAGGACACCGGCGACGCGACGCGTAAGGACGGGCCGGGTTCGAAGGACCAGTCGCAGTCCGGGACGTCGGGCTCCACGCCGAGCAACACCACCGCGGCCGGCGGCGCCGGGGCCGGCGCCACCGAGGACGGCGGGGCGGTGACGACGTACAAGGGCGCGCAGGGGTACACGATCGGGCTGCCCGCGGGGTGGAAGTACCGGACCACGGTGGCCGCGGGAGACCGTTTCACCGGGCCGGGCGGGCAGAAGCTGCTCGTCGCCTGGACGAACACGCCCAAGGGCAGCCCCGTGGCGGACTGGAAGAACCAGGAGCGCTACATGGTGCGCTCCCAGTACAAGAAGGTCCGTATAGCGCAGGTGAACTACCGCGGCTGGAACACGGCCGACTGGGAGTTCACCTACAAGGAGGGCGGGACGGCCTACCGCACCGTCGACCGCGGGTTCGTCGTCGACGACGGTCTCGGGTACGCGTTGATGTACACGGCGAAGGCCGCCGCCTGGGGCACCGACCTGCGCGCCACCACCTGGGCGACGCTGACGGACACCTTCATGCCGAAGAAGTAGCGGCCGCCGGGCGGCCGGGTTCGGAACGCGAGATCCGGCATCCTCTCTTTGCGGGTTGCCTCCGGCACGTATCGTGAGTGGTTGCGGACCGTACGCATCCAGCAATGCGGCTGGATTCGGCTGCAACGGCACGCAAGGCGAACGGAATTGACCGACCGGGCGGCCGGGGGAGGCAACGTGGACGATTACGCGGGTCGGGTACTCGCCGACCGCTACCGCCTGCCGCTGCCGCTTTCGGACGAGTACGAGCACGAGAGCCGGGCCTTCGACACTTACAGCGGCCAGGAAGTCCTGGTCCGCCAGGTGCCGCTGCCCGAGGTCGTCGAGGCGGAGGTGCTCGACGCTGAGGGACTGCCCGAGGGCTTCACCGCCCGTGAGCGCGGGGCACGGCGGCCGGGGACGCGTGCCGCCGGCGAGGCCTCCGGGACACGCCGGCCCGCCGATCCCGTCGTACGGCGCGCGATGGAGGCGGCGCAGGCCGCGGCGGGCATCCCCGACCATCCGCGGCTCGACCAGGTCTTCGACGTGTTCGCCCAGGGCGGCTCGCTGTGGATAGTGAGCGAACTCGTCGCGGCGCGGCCGCTGTCGGCGCTGCTCGCCGAGCAGGCGCTGACGCCGTACCGGGCGGCCGAGGTCGCCTCCGACGTGCTCATGGCGCTGCGGGTGCTGCACGCACACGGGTGGGTGCACCGGAACATCACCTCCCGCACGGTGCTCGTCTGCGACGACGGACGGGTCATGCTGACCGGGCTCGCGGTCGGCGCGGCGGAGGAGGCGCTCTGCGGATACGACCCGGTGCCGGCCGAGAACACGACGGCGAGCGGGACGGACCGGGCCGACCGGGCGAGCGATCAGGCCCCCGGCGGTGCGGCGGCGGTCGGGCCCGCGGGGACGGGCGGCCGTCCGGGGTCCGGCGGCCGCCCGCCGCACGGTGTGGGCGCCGGACCAGGCGGCGGCGCGGGCATAGGCAGGGGCGCCGGTGCGCCGCGGGCCGGGGCGGTGGACGCCGAGGCCGCCCGGCGGGCCGCCATAGAGGCGCGGGCGTCCGGTGCACGGCCGGTGCCGGCCGGGGAGCCGTCCGGCGCGGGCGGGACCTCCGGCGCGGTGGCGCGCAGGGCCCCCGTGGAGACCGGCGCGGACGTCCGTGCCGCGCGGGCCGGGGCGATCGCCGCGTACCGCGCCGGAGCACGGGCCGCGGCCCGCGTGCAGGAGGCCCAGGAGGCGCAGCAGAACGGCCGCGCGGCGCTGCCCGGCGCCCGCACCCCGGCCGACGGCGATCCCGAAGCCCTGGGCGCCAACCCTCCCGGACAGATCGCCGACCCCTACGGCGTCCAGGGCGCGCCCGTAACCGGTCCCGCGCGGTACGGCGCTCCTCCGTCGGCGCACGCTTCGCTCGCGCCTCCCGCCGGACAGGGTCCGCAGACCACGCAGGGGGGCCCGGCAGGCGAGACACGGACCGGAGCCCGCTGGGACGGGCAGCCGGCCGCGGCGTCCGGCGCGGGCGTCGGGCGCGGCCCCGCCACCGCGCTGGCGGCCGAGCGGGCCCGGCAGGCGCGCATGGCCGTCGTCGGGCCGGTCACCGAGCGGTGGGCGCCCGAACAGGCCGGACCGGTGCACGAGAACTGGCAGCTGGCCGCGCCGATCGGCCCCGCGACCGATCTGTGGGCGCTCGGTGCGCTGCTGTTCAGGGCCGTCCAGGGCCACGCGCCCTACCCGGAGGAGTCGACGGCCGAGCTGGTGCAGATGGTGTGCGCCGAGCCGCCCGCCTTCGCCGAGGAGTGCGGACCGCTGCGACCGGTCGTCGAGTCGCTGCTGCGCCAGGACCCCACCGACCGCCCCGACTTCGAGGAGCTGCGCGGCTGGCTGCGCTCGCTGGTGCGGTCCGCGCCGGAGCCCGAGGCGGGCACGCACGTCGTCGTCGCCCCGCCGGCCGATCCGCGCCGGCTGCCGATCGTCCGCCGCAAGGGCGAGCTGGTGCGCCGACGGCGCGCCGGGCTGCCCGCGTCGCACGCACGGCACAAGCGGGGCCGTCCCGAACCGGGCCGTTCGCCGCGCAGTCTGGGCCGCACCCTGGTCGTGCTGGTCCTGCTGGTGCTGGCCGCGGCGATCGCCTACGCCATGGTGTTCATGCCGAAGGCGGGCGAGGACGACGCCGCCGGCACGGACGGCGGACGGCGGCCCGGGGCCACCGGGACGCCGGCCGGCCAGGAGCCCACCGCCAGCAGCGAACCCCGGCCCGACCAGACCGCGCCCGCCGACGGCGTCTCCGGGTCCCCGTCGTCCTCGTCGGCGCAGGCCACTCAGACCGGCGGGTCCGGCGCGGGCGTCGCCGCCGGCTTCACCCTCCGCAAGGACGAGGCGGGCTTCCAGATCGCCGTGGCGAACGGCTGGAACCGCACGCCGAAGAACGGCCGAGGCCAGATCGTCTACACGCACGGCGACTTCGAGCTGATCATCGTGCCGGGGCGGGACGGCACGTCCGGGAACGGCAGCGACCCGATGGTCTACCAGCGGGAGAAGGAGAGCGAGCTCCAGCCGTACCGCGCCTCCAGTTGGGCGACGGCCTCCGGGCTGCGCACGACGACCGTGGGCACGCGGACCATGGCCGAGGGCCAGTTCACCTGGACCGACGGCGACGGTCGCAAGCTGTATGTCCGCAACCTCGCGATCCTGATGGCCGGGAGGTACCACATCGTCCAGGTCAGAGGGCCGGAGGCGGAACGGGACGAGGTCACGCGGCTGTACGAACAGGCGGCGGCCACCTACCAGTACACCGGCTGAGCGCCGCCGGTCCGGCCGGTTCCCGAGCCTGCGGGGAAGCGACAACCGTCACAGTGCTGTCTCCTTGGCACCCCTGCGGTTCCGTGGAGACGGCAAGGTCTTTACGCTGACCCTGTCAAGAGCATTGCGGGGCAACGTGAATCAGATGCAGGGCCAGCTCCTGTCCGGCCGCTACCGGCTCGCCGACGCCATCGGGAGCGGCGGCATGGGCCGAGTCTGGCGTGCCCACGACGAGCTGCTGCACCGGGCTGTCGCCATCAAGGAGCTGACCGCCGCGCTCTACGTCGCGGAGAGCGACCAGGCCGTGCTGCTGGCGCGGACCAGGGCGGAGGCCCGGGCGGCCGCGCGGATCAACCACTCCGCCGTGGTCACCGTCCATGACGTGCTCGAACACGACGGCCGGCCGTGGATCGTGATGGAGCTGGTCGAGGGCCGTTCGCTGGCCGACGCCGTCAAGGAGGACGGCCGCGTCGAGGCCGCCGAGGCCGCCCGGATCGGCCTGTGGGTGCTGCGCGCGTTGCGCGCCGCGCACTCCGCCGGTGTACTGCACCGCGACGTCAAGCCCGGCAACGTGCTCCTCTCGCACGACGGGCGGGTCCTCCTCACCGACTTCGGCATCGCCCAGATCGACGGCGACACCACCATCACACGCACCGGCGAGGTCGTCGGCTCCGTCGACTACCTGGCCCCCGAGCGGGTGCGCGGCCATGATCCCGGCCCGTCCTCCGACCTGTGGGCGCTGGGCGCGACGCTGTACACGGCGGTCGAGGGACGCTCGCCCTTCCGGCGCACCTCGCCGCTGACCACCCTGCAGGCCGTGGTCGAGGAAGAGGCCGCCGACCCGCGCCACGCCGGCCCGCTGGGCCCCGTCATCAGCGCCCTGCTGCGCAAGGACCCGGCCGCCCGCCCCGGCACCGCCGAGGCCGAGCAGCTTCTCGCCGAGGCGGCCGAGGGACGGTTCTCGCACGGGGCCCAGGCATACGTGCCCCCGCAGTACGGCGGGCCCGACCCGGGCACCGGGGGTCACCGCACGGCATCCCGCTCGGGGTCCCACCCGACACCCGCCACCTCGTACGTTCCCGCCGGGCCGGAGGCGACACCGGGCCATCCCGTGACCGGCCCCACCCTCATGGGCCCGGCACATAGCGGCCAGGGACCCACGCACACCGGCCAAGGCCCGTCCCACATCGGCCAGGGCCCGTCCCACACCGGCCAGGGGCCGACGCACATCGGCCAGGGCGCGCCGGCCGGGCCGGCGGCGGAGCCGCCACGGCGCCGTCGTCGGCTGCGCTCGCTCGCGCTGGTGGTGGCCGTCGCCGCGCTGGTCGGCGGGGGGACGGCCGTGGTGCTGCAGAAATGGGACCCGGGGCAGCCGCCGACCGTCGACTCCGGGGCGCCGTCCGACTCGCCGAGCCCGACGAGCACCGCCACCTCCAAGGAGGAGGGCGCCGTGCCCGACTCCTGGCAGCCCGTCGACGACCCGCTGGGCTTCGGGCTCTCGCTCCCCAAGGGCTGGGAGCGCAAGGTGTACCAGGACGACGGCGACCTCCAGCAGGTCGACTACTCACCCGACGGCGGCAAGCACTTCGTCCGCATCGCCCTCGACAAGTCCCCCGACTTCAGCGACCCGTACGCGCACCAGATCGACCTCGAACAGCAGCTCACGAGGCTGGTCCACTACACCCGGGTCACCCTCGAGAAGAACCTCTACCGCGACCGGGCCGCCTCCGAGTGGGAGTACACCTGGACCGCGCAGGCCAAGGACACCGCGTTCCCCGGGCCGCGCCGCGCGATCGAGGAGACGTACGTGGCCCGCAACGGCGCCGAGTACGTGATCTACATGTCCTCGCCCGCCGAGGACTGGGCCACCACGGCCAGGCAGTTCCCATCCGTACTGCGGAGCTGGCGCGAGCCCACGGCGTAGTACCGGCCGCACGGTCCCGCAGTTGGCCGGACGGCGCCCCGGAGGCGGCCCGTCCGGTGGGGCATGATGTGCCCATGGGGACCGAGGGGGACGGGAGCACCGCACGGGTCATCGCGGGCCGTTACCGGCTGGAGGCGAGACTCGGGCGCGGCGGCATGGGTGTCGTGTGGCGGGCCACGGACGAGCTGCTGGGACGGCGTGTCGCGGTCAAGGAGCTGACCCAGGACGACACGCTCTCCGACGAGGAGGCACGCGAACGGCGCGACCGGACGCTGCGTGAGGCACGCGCGGTCGCCCAGTTGCGCCACCCGCACGTCATCGTCGTGCACGACGTCGTCGTGGAGGACGAACGCCCGTACATCGTGATGGAGTTGCTGGACGGCGGCTCGCTCGCCGACCGGATCGCCGAGCACGGCCCGCTCGCACCGGGCGAGGCGGCCAGGATCGGCATCGCCCTGCTCGGCGCCCTGCGCGCGGCGCACGCGGCCGGGGTTCTGCACCGGGACATCAAACCCGCGAACGTCCTGCTGGAACGCGACGGCGACCGGGTCGTCCTCACCGACTTCGGCATCGCCCAGGTCTCGGGCGCCACCACGCTCACCCAGACCGGTTCGTTCGTCGGCTCGCCCGAGTACACCGCGCCGGAGCGGATGTCCGGGGCGCGCACCGGCGCGGAGTCCGACCTGTGGTCGCTGGGCGCGCTGCTGTGCACGGCGCTGAGCGGCGAATCGCCCTTCCGGCGGGACTCGTTGGGCGGCATCCTGCACGCGGTGGTGTTCGCCGAGATCCGTACGCCCCCGCAGGCGGGGCCGCTGCTGCCGGTCGTCCGGGGTCTGCTGGAGCGCGATCCGGACCGGCGGCTGGGCGGGGAAGAGGCGGAGCGGCTGCTGCGCGCCTACCTCGACACCGGGTGCACGCCGACGCCGGTGTCGTCCGACTACACGCCGACGCAGGCCGACCTGCCCCGGCCGCAGCCGGAGCAGGCCGCCCGGGAACGCTCCACGCGCAGTGTGCTGGTGGCCGCACTGCTGGTCGCCGCGATGGCGGGCGCGGGCGTGTCGGCGGCAGCGCTGCTGATGAAGGGGGAGGGCGACGGAGGGCGCGCGCCCGCGAGTTCGGCGCCGGCGGTCTCCGTGAGCGGGTCGGGGCGCCCGGCGAGCGGGTCCCCGAGCGCGCCGGTGTCCTCCGCTCCGTCGCCCGCCGCCTCGCTCACCCCGACCCGTACGCCGTCCGCGCCCTCCGGCTACCGGGTGGCCGAGGACCCCGCCGGGTTCGCGCTCGCCGTGCCGGAGGACTTCACGCGTGTGCCGCAGGGCGAGCGGGTGTTCTACATGTCGCCGGGTCAGGTCTTCCGGCTCGGCGTCAAGGTCTCCGGCGCGTCGCCGGACGGCCCGCTCGCCGTCATGGAGCGGGCCGCCGCCCAGGGGGCGGACACCAACCCGGGCTACCACGACGGCCGGGTCACCGAGACCAGCCAGGGCGGACGGCCCGCCGCCCTCTGGCAGTTCACCTGGAACGGCTTCAGCGCGGCGGAAGGCCCCCGGCACACCTACGACCTGTGCTGGGAGGAGGGCGGGCGGCTGTACGACGTGTGGGTCTCGGCGCCGCTCGGGAAGGTGCGGGAGGCGCGGGAGTACTTCGACGTCGCGGTCGACACCTTCGTCGTCGGGTGAGCGCCCGCGCGGAGTGTCCGCGTAAAAGGGGCATAAGGAGCGGTACGCGTCACGGGTCTGTGACCGGTGGGCCGGACCGGTGGAAATCGGCCGAGGTGGCGCGATGGGATGAGCCCATGAGTCACTACGGGGGAGTCGGGCCAGGGCCCGACGACACGACGAGTTTTGTTCTGCAACCGCCGAACCCGCACCCGCAGGTAGACCCGAACCCGGCTTCGGGCGGCGTGCCGGCGCAGCCGCCGGAGGCCGGGACGGTGGACGGGTCAGTGGCCGGGCCGGCGTCCGGGTCGGCGCAGGATCCCGGAGTGGGGCGGCTCGTCGCGGGACGCTATCGGCTGCTCGCCAAGCTCGGGCACGGCGGCATGGGCACCGTGTGGCGCGCCAAGGACGAGACCGTGGACCGCGAGGTCGCCGTCAAGGAACCCCGTGTGCCGGACCACCTTCCCGAACGCGAACGGGCCAAGGCGTTCGAGCGGATGAGGCGCGAGGCACGGGCCGCAGCGCGGCTCGACCATCCGGCCGTGGTCAACGTCCACGACGTCGCCGTCGTCGACGGCCGGCCGTGGATCGTGATGGAGCTGGTCCACGGACGTTCGCTCGGCGACGCCCTGGAAGAAGGCACGCTCGGAACGCGCGAGGCGGCCCGGGTCGGCCTGGAGGTGCTCGGCGCGCTGGAGGCCGCGCACGCGGCGGGCATCCTGCACCGGGACGTCAAACCGGACAACATCCTGCTCGGCCGGCACGACAGGGTCGTCCTCACCGACTTCGGCATCGCCCGGATCGAGGGCGAGACCAACCTGACCGACACCGGCGGCTTCGTCGGCTCGCCCGAGTACATCGCGCCCGAGCGGGTGCTGGGGCGGCGTCCCGGGCCCGCCGCCGACCTGTGGTCCCTGGGCGTGGTGCTGTACGCGGCGACCGAGGGCGTGTCGCCGTTCCGCCGCAGCAACACCCCGGCCACCCTGCAGTCCGTCCTCAACGCGGCGCCCGCACCGCCCGCCGCCGCGCAGGGGCCGCTCGCCGAGGCGGTCGACGGCCTGCTGCGGAAGGACCCGGCGCACCGTCCGACGGCCGGGCGGGTGCGGGCGCTGCTGGAGGCCGCCGCGAACCCGCCCGCGCCGCAGCCCGCGCGGGCAGTCCCGGACCCCGAACCGCCGCGCGTCCGGCGCCGGCCCGGCCGCGCGGCCTGGACCGGGATCGGCGCCGCGGTCGTCACGGCGGCGGCAGCGGCGTACCTGGTGTTCGCCGATCCGTTCGCGGGACCGCTGCCGGACGGCTGGACGACGAAGCCCGAGAAGGACGTCACCGCGACGCTGGCCGTGCCCGACACCTACGTGCGCAGCGAACCCGAGAAGACCGCCCCCGCCGACGAGCACTGGGTCGGCTACACCGACCCCAGCGGCGCGATCTCGGTCGTCCTGCGGGTGAAGCGCGGGGCGGAGGACAGGGGCCATCAGATCAAGGACTCCGCGGCGGCCGAGATGTACGCCGACATCGGGGACTTCAAGCAGTCCGGCAGCTACGAACTGGACATGCCGAAGGGGCCCAGAACCCGCACGGACGACAACCCGACCTTCCACGGCCGCAAGGCCGCCGGGAACACCGTCGTCTACACCACGGACGACAGCCTGAGACCGGTCCCGCGCGAGCTGCGGATCCTGTACTACAAGTCCACCGCCGGCGACATGTACAAGCTCATGGTCGGCTATCCGGGCAAGGGCGACTTCACCGCCCGCGGCCGCGAGGTGGCCCGTACGGCGATCGCCAACCTGGAGATCGACCGGCTCTAGCGACCGCCCCAGGACCGCCCTGGGATCACCCCGGGACCGGTGCTGGACCGCATCGGGACCGGGGCGGTCGCGACGGGGTGGCGAAAGGCACGGGAAACGCGGGATATATGGGGCTCGACGCGCTGATCAGCGGGTTTGTTGCCAGTGAACGCTGGCGGCATGTGTGTGGCCGGTGAATCCCTATTACCGGCGGGTACCCAAAGTCCCCCGCACGTCATACCCTGCGGCTCATGACGGACTCGCAGGCCCCGGAGAAGACTTCGGAACAGACGCCGGAAAAGACTGGCACCAACCCTCTCGCCCCTGTCCCCACCGGCGTCCGTACCGCCGCCGACGTGGTGACCCCCGAGCTGGTGGCCCAGCTCACCAAGGGGGTGACCGGCTCCGGCCGCACGGCCAACCACACGCCGTTCACCGGTGAGAAGCTCGCCGACCTGCCGGAGTCCACCCCCGAGGACGTGCTCAAGGCCTACGAGGCGGCCCGCGCCGCCCAGGCGGTGTGGGCGCAGACGCCGGTCCGGGAGCGGGCCGCCGTCCTGCTCCGCTTCCACGACCTGGTGCTGGAGCGCCAGGCCGAGGTGCTCGACCTCATCCAGCTGGAGACCGGCAAGGCCCGTCTGCACGCCCACGAGGAGGTGCAGGCCGTCGCGGTCGCCGCCCGCCACTACGGCCGCAAGGCCCCCTCCTACCTGCGCCCCAAGCGGCACGCCGGTGCCATGCCCACTCTCACCAAGGTCACCGAGCTGCGCCATCCGCGCGGTGTCGTGGGCCAGATCGCCCCCTGGAACTACCCGCTGGAGCTGTCGGTCGGCGACGCGCTGCCGGCGTTCGTCGCGGGCAACGCGGTCGTCATGAAGCCGGACACGGAGACCTGCCTGACCGCCCTGTGGGCCCGTGACCTGCTCGTCGAGGCCGGTCTGCCCGCGGACGTCTTCCAGGTGGTCCTGGGCGAGGGTCCCGTCGTCGGCCCCGAGGTCGTCCGGCACGCCGACTACGTGTCCTTCACCGGCTCCACCCGCACCGGCCGCGAGGTCGCGCAGGGCGCCGCCGCCCGGCTGATCGGCGTCTCCCTCGAACTCGGCGGCAAGAACGCCATGCTGGTGCTGGAGGACGCCGACATCGAGAAGGCGGCGGCCGGCGCTGTGCGCGCCTGCTTCTCCTCCGCCGGCCAGCTCTGCATCTCGATCGAGCGGCTGTACGTCCACGAGTCGATAGCGGACGCCTTCGTCGAGCGCTTCGCCGCCCGCACCCGGGCCATGCGCCTGGGCACCTCCCTGGCCTACGGCGCCGACATGGGCTCCCTGGTCGGCGAGCGTCAGCTGGAGACGGTGACCCGGCACGTCGAGGAGGCCGTCGCCAAGGGCGCCACGGTCGTCGCCGGCGGCGTCGCCCGCCCGGACGTCGGCCCGTACTTCTTCGAGCCGACCATCCTCGACGGCGTCACGGAGCCCATGTCCGTCTGCACCGAGGAGACCTTCGGCCCGGTCGTCTCGATCTACCGCTTCAAGACCGACGACGAGGCGATCGAGCACGCCAACTCCACGCCGTACGGCCTGAACTCGTCGGTGTGGACGAAGGACGGCCGCCGCGGCCGGGAGGTCGCCGCCCGGGTGCGGGCCGGCACCGTGAACATCAACGAGGGCTACGCCGCCGCCTACGGCAGCGTCCAGTCCCCGATGGGCGGCATGAAGGACTCCGGCCTCGGCCGCCGGCACGGCTCCGACGGCATCCTCAAGTACACGGAGGCGCAGACGGTGGCCCAGCAGCGCCTGCTGCCGATGGCGCCGGCGCTCGGCATGGACGACGAGAAGTACGCGGCGTTCATGAGCACCAGCCTGAAGGTGATGAAGGCACTCCGGCTGCGCTAGTGCCGCGACCCGGGTGAAACGACCGGTCCCATCCGTTCTCGACGAGGAGAGCACGTGTCCCAGGACGCCTACGACTACGACGTCATCGTCGTCGGATCCGGCTTCGGCGGTTCCGTGACCGCCCTGCGGCTCACGGAGAAGGGCTACCGGGTAGGCGTCCTGGAGGCCGGCCGCCGTTTCACCCGGGAGTCGCTCCCCAGGAACTCCTGGGACCTGAAGAACTACCTG contains these protein-coding regions:
- a CDS encoding succinic semialdehyde dehydrogenase, which gives rise to MTDSQAPEKTSEQTPEKTGTNPLAPVPTGVRTAADVVTPELVAQLTKGVTGSGRTANHTPFTGEKLADLPESTPEDVLKAYEAARAAQAVWAQTPVRERAAVLLRFHDLVLERQAEVLDLIQLETGKARLHAHEEVQAVAVAARHYGRKAPSYLRPKRHAGAMPTLTKVTELRHPRGVVGQIAPWNYPLELSVGDALPAFVAGNAVVMKPDTETCLTALWARDLLVEAGLPADVFQVVLGEGPVVGPEVVRHADYVSFTGSTRTGREVAQGAAARLIGVSLELGGKNAMLVLEDADIEKAAAGAVRACFSSAGQLCISIERLYVHESIADAFVERFAARTRAMRLGTSLAYGADMGSLVGERQLETVTRHVEEAVAKGATVVAGGVARPDVGPYFFEPTILDGVTEPMSVCTEETFGPVVSIYRFKTDDEAIEHANSTPYGLNSSVWTKDGRRGREVAARVRAGTVNINEGYAAAYGSVQSPMGGMKDSGLGRRHGSDGILKYTEAQTVAQQRLLPMAPALGMDDEKYAAFMSTSLKVMKALRLR
- a CDS encoding serine/threonine-protein kinase, yielding MSHYGGVGPGPDDTTSFVLQPPNPHPQVDPNPASGGVPAQPPEAGTVDGSVAGPASGSAQDPGVGRLVAGRYRLLAKLGHGGMGTVWRAKDETVDREVAVKEPRVPDHLPERERAKAFERMRREARAAARLDHPAVVNVHDVAVVDGRPWIVMELVHGRSLGDALEEGTLGTREAARVGLEVLGALEAAHAAGILHRDVKPDNILLGRHDRVVLTDFGIARIEGETNLTDTGGFVGSPEYIAPERVLGRRPGPAADLWSLGVVLYAATEGVSPFRRSNTPATLQSVLNAAPAPPAAAQGPLAEAVDGLLRKDPAHRPTAGRVRALLEAAANPPAPQPARAVPDPEPPRVRRRPGRAAWTGIGAAVVTAAAAAYLVFADPFAGPLPDGWTTKPEKDVTATLAVPDTYVRSEPEKTAPADEHWVGYTDPSGAISVVLRVKRGAEDRGHQIKDSAAAEMYADIGDFKQSGSYELDMPKGPRTRTDDNPTFHGRKAAGNTVVYTTDDSLRPVPRELRILYYKSTAGDMYKLMVGYPGKGDFTARGREVARTAIANLEIDRL